In the genome of Rhodoligotrophos defluvii, one region contains:
- a CDS encoding winged helix-turn-helix transcriptional regulator has protein sequence MSWSRVGNTVCPIARSLAVLGDRWTMLILREAFLGSRRFEEFQAQTGMSSHLLSIRLKRLERDKILDRVQYADRPVRHEYRLTERGRDLYPILLGLKAWGEKWGGLGPGEEPALTIIHSACGAEISLALKCPSCGGAFGPRDAQVTLSSGLERERATRGTAFQSRRSGGARDG, from the coding sequence ATGAGCTGGTCTCGGGTCGGCAATACGGTTTGCCCCATCGCACGGTCGCTGGCAGTTCTTGGCGACCGCTGGACAATGCTGATCTTGCGCGAGGCATTCCTGGGATCGCGTCGCTTCGAGGAGTTCCAGGCGCAGACGGGGATGTCTTCGCATTTGCTCTCGATCCGGCTGAAGCGCCTCGAACGCGACAAAATCCTCGACCGCGTGCAGTACGCCGATCGGCCAGTCCGCCACGAGTATCGCCTGACCGAGAGGGGACGCGACCTCTATCCGATCCTCCTCGGGCTGAAGGCCTGGGGCGAGAAATGGGGTGGGCTTGGCCCTGGCGAGGAGCCGGCGCTGACGATCATCCACAGCGCCTGTGGAGCGGAAATCAGCCTCGCGCTGAAGTGCCCTTCTTGTGGAGGAGCATTCGGGCCGCGCGATGCGCAGGTTACGCTCAGTAGCGGCCTCGAGCGCGAGCGCGCCACCCGCGGCACAGCTTTCCAATCGCGCCGGAGCGGCGGCGCGCGAGACGGTTAA
- a CDS encoding methylmalonyl-CoA mutase family protein encodes MNEISRKALSAEHPTVQQTSSIAREHQRWLDEAYKPAVAVRPECRAFEVDIGEVIEPLYSPASLEAIGFDYMRDVGFPGEYPYTRGDGPAMYRTKPFVVSAYAGYGEATECNKRFRKLIDLGIEQILVAFDLPTQCGYDSDHVMSAGEVGRVGVSIDTLADMELLFEGIPLNAIERVGTLGNSIGPIVLAMFAVVGEKQGLKWGDYVVNLQNDPLKEYLARGTQIIPPAPAAKLAVDPVAWCVDNAPNWSPLTVCYNHLNAGGAGSTWGAALALANAVHYIDLLLARGLTIDQVAPLFHMFPDERHDFFVSVANLRALRKVWARLMRDRYGAEDPRSFALKTTVYGHGQETLQEPLNNIVRIGYGTLAYVLGGASYVYIASHDEAVGTPTEETVRVAIRTQQILAHEHGFTDTIDPLGGSYFVETLTKKTADTMWAHLQRIEEIGGALRAIDSGFAREIMNRGAQRRQRRIDSGERPWVTVNKWPQKPHVPNTAFRVDASTAERQHERTARIRRERDNAAVQRALAAIEHACTTGENMVPPVMDAIRAYATVGEIVDCWRRGFGTFEPSASF; translated from the coding sequence ATGAATGAGATCAGTCGAAAGGCGCTGAGTGCCGAGCACCCTACAGTGCAGCAGACGTCCTCCATTGCTCGCGAGCATCAACGCTGGCTGGACGAGGCCTACAAGCCCGCCGTGGCGGTGCGCCCCGAATGCCGCGCCTTCGAGGTCGACATCGGCGAGGTGATCGAGCCGCTCTACAGCCCGGCATCACTCGAGGCGATCGGCTTCGACTATATGCGTGACGTAGGCTTCCCCGGCGAATACCCCTACACCAGGGGCGATGGGCCGGCGATGTACAGAACGAAGCCCTTCGTCGTCTCCGCCTATGCCGGCTATGGCGAGGCAACCGAGTGCAACAAGCGCTTCCGCAAGCTGATCGATCTCGGCATCGAGCAGATCCTCGTCGCCTTCGATCTGCCCACCCAATGCGGCTACGATTCCGACCACGTGATGTCGGCCGGCGAGGTCGGCCGCGTCGGTGTGTCCATCGACACCCTGGCGGACATGGAGCTGTTGTTCGAAGGCATTCCGCTCAACGCCATCGAAAGGGTCGGCACGCTCGGCAATTCCATAGGCCCCATCGTGCTCGCCATGTTCGCGGTGGTTGGCGAAAAGCAGGGCCTCAAATGGGGCGATTATGTCGTCAACCTGCAGAATGATCCGCTCAAGGAATATCTAGCGCGGGGAACGCAGATCATCCCGCCCGCGCCGGCCGCCAAGCTGGCGGTGGATCCGGTCGCGTGGTGCGTGGACAATGCGCCGAACTGGTCGCCGCTGACGGTCTGCTACAACCATCTCAATGCCGGGGGCGCGGGCTCCACCTGGGGCGCGGCGCTCGCCCTTGCCAATGCCGTCCACTATATCGATCTTCTGCTCGCCCGCGGCCTCACCATCGACCAGGTCGCACCGCTCTTCCACATGTTCCCGGACGAGCGGCACGACTTCTTCGTGTCCGTGGCCAACCTGCGCGCCCTGCGCAAGGTGTGGGCGCGGCTCATGCGAGACCGCTACGGCGCTGAGGATCCCAGGTCCTTCGCCCTCAAGACCACCGTCTACGGCCATGGCCAGGAGACCCTGCAGGAGCCGCTGAACAATATCGTCCGCATCGGCTACGGCACCCTTGCCTATGTGCTCGGCGGGGCGAGCTATGTCTACATCGCCTCCCACGACGAGGCGGTCGGCACGCCGACGGAAGAGACCGTGCGGGTGGCCATCCGCACCCAGCAGATCCTGGCCCACGAGCACGGCTTCACCGACACCATAGACCCGCTTGGCGGTTCCTATTTCGTGGAGACGCTCACGAAGAAGACGGCGGATACCATGTGGGCGCATCTGCAGCGGATCGAGGAGATCGGCGGAGCCCTGCGCGCCATCGACAGTGGCTTTGCGCGCGAGATCATGAACCGCGGTGCCCAGCGCCGCCAGCGCCGCATCGACAGCGGTGAGCGGCCATGGGTGACGGTGAACAAGTGGCCCCAAAAGCCCCATGTGCCGAACACCGCCTTCCGCGTGGACGCCAGCACGGCCGAGCGGCAGCACGAGCGCACCGCGCGCATCAGGCGCGAGCGCGACAATGCCGCTGTCCAGCGCGCGCTCGCGGCGATCGAGCATGCCTGCACCACCGGGGAAAACATGGTGCCGCCGGTCATGGATGCGATCCGCGCCTATGCCACGGTCGGCGAGATCGTCGACTGCTGGCGGCGCGGCTTCGGCACCTTCGAGCCCTCGGCTTCCTTCTAG
- the meaB gene encoding methylmalonyl Co-A mutase-associated GTPase MeaB, producing MDTAWRRRLSRAVSALENRAPGWQACLAEAVAAASDTLVVGVTGPPGAGKSTLVDAMAAHWAAQGHRVGILAVDPASPFSGGAILGDRVRMRRSEDLSSVFIRSMSTRGHSGGLNGSAFDICALMGGSGLTRVMVETVGVGQNEVEVAFVADCTVVVAVPGLGDSLQAAKAGLMEVGDVYAVNKSDLAGAASVAADIRSMLSLVFAGRPGANQAGAVEAQAAAVPGHARLLLSERFGDPAGAKGHWHPPVVNTAVGNDTSVAALIAAVEACGRWLAESGTLRQRRLRQAEAQMRSVLQAMLLQQQVERVALAGGSLSEWIEAVALRRLDRHTAAERFLAMSREGDHE from the coding sequence ATGGATACCGCCTGGCGCCGCAGACTGTCTCGCGCGGTCAGCGCCCTTGAGAACAGGGCGCCGGGGTGGCAGGCATGCCTGGCGGAAGCGGTTGCGGCTGCATCCGATACGCTGGTGGTGGGAGTGACTGGTCCGCCCGGCGCCGGGAAGTCGACCCTCGTCGATGCCATGGCTGCGCATTGGGCGGCCCAGGGCCATCGCGTCGGCATTCTTGCGGTGGACCCGGCGAGCCCCTTTTCCGGCGGTGCCATCCTGGGCGACCGGGTGCGCATGCGGCGTTCGGAAGATCTGAGTTCGGTATTCATCCGCTCCATGTCCACCCGCGGCCATTCCGGAGGCCTGAACGGATCGGCTTTCGACATCTGCGCGCTCATGGGCGGCTCGGGCCTGACCAGGGTGATGGTGGAGACGGTCGGGGTTGGGCAGAACGAGGTCGAGGTCGCCTTCGTGGCCGATTGCACGGTGGTGGTGGCCGTACCGGGCCTGGGCGATTCCCTCCAGGCGGCGAAGGCCGGCCTGATGGAGGTGGGCGACGTTTATGCGGTCAACAAGAGCGACCTAGCGGGCGCGGCCAGTGTCGCCGCCGATATCCGCAGCATGCTCTCGCTGGTTTTCGCAGGACGTCCGGGCGCCAACCAAGCCGGAGCGGTCGAGGCGCAAGCGGCCGCCGTGCCGGGGCATGCCCGGCTTCTGCTTTCGGAACGGTTCGGCGATCCCGCCGGCGCGAAAGGCCACTGGCATCCGCCCGTCGTCAATACGGCCGTGGGCAATGACACCTCCGTCGCCGCCCTGATCGCGGCGGTCGAAGCCTGTGGCCGATGGCTCGCCGAGAGCGGCACCCTCCGGCAAAGGCGCCTGCGCCAGGCCGAGGCGCAGATGCGGTCGGTGCTTCAGGCCATGCTGCTGCAGCAGCAGGTGGAGCGGGTGGCGCTTGCCGGCGGATCGCTGAGCGAATGGATCGAGGCGGTCGCGCTGCGCCGCCTGGACCGCCACACGGCAGCGGAACGCTTCCTTGCCATGTCCCGGGAGGGAGACCATGAATGA
- a CDS encoding thiolase family protein, with product MKSDRDVVILSYARTPFGRFGGALKDRSAIELATMAIAEALRKSEAAPADVEMVYAGVGMIGAGVLTPARQALLLGSGLRETTPSLAVDRACCSGMTAVGLAYRDIRNGDADLIVCGGFESLSNTPFLWPRQRGARPGPVAVSDPLLLRADFLDKAIAAYTGEEALRAGIDRAAQDEWALASHQRYFAAQAEGYFEGEIFPVGEVSVDESPRADASREKLSTLKTVYGSPTVTPGNAPGLNDGAAFLVLASRRFAESRGAEPLAQIIGYAQVADGPTTGTSTPAKAILKLLDRSGLTPGELARIEINEAFAATPLVSTLRLAKDNPREAEVLRARTNVAGGAVAIGHPLGASGARLVMTLANGLRRQGGGLGTAAICGGYGQGDALLLSVD from the coding sequence ATGAAGAGCGACCGCGACGTCGTTATCCTCTCCTATGCCCGCACGCCCTTCGGCCGCTTTGGCGGTGCCCTCAAGGACCGGTCCGCCATTGAGCTGGCGACAATGGCGATTGCCGAGGCGCTCCGCAAGAGCGAGGCGGCGCCTGCGGACGTGGAGATGGTCTATGCCGGGGTGGGCATGATCGGTGCCGGCGTGCTCACGCCCGCGCGCCAGGCCCTGCTCCTGGGCTCCGGACTGCGCGAGACCACACCGTCGCTGGCCGTGGACCGCGCCTGCTGCTCGGGCATGACGGCGGTGGGCCTCGCCTACCGGGATATCCGCAATGGCGACGCGGACCTCATCGTCTGCGGCGGGTTCGAGAGCCTGAGCAACACGCCGTTCCTCTGGCCGCGGCAGAGGGGTGCACGGCCCGGACCCGTTGCGGTCTCCGACCCGCTGCTCCTGCGCGCCGATTTCCTCGACAAGGCGATTGCCGCTTATACCGGCGAAGAGGCGTTGCGGGCCGGCATTGATCGCGCCGCGCAGGACGAATGGGCGCTCGCCAGCCACCAGCGCTATTTCGCAGCCCAGGCCGAGGGCTATTTCGAAGGCGAGATCTTTCCCGTCGGCGAGGTGAGCGTGGATGAGTCGCCCCGCGCCGATGCCAGTCGGGAAAAACTCAGCACCCTCAAAACGGTCTACGGAAGCCCGACCGTCACGCCGGGCAATGCGCCCGGGCTCAATGACGGCGCGGCTTTCCTCGTTCTCGCGTCCCGCCGCTTCGCCGAGAGCCGTGGGGCTGAACCCTTGGCACAGATCATAGGCTATGCCCAGGTCGCCGACGGTCCCACCACCGGCACGTCCACCCCGGCGAAGGCCATCCTGAAGCTGTTGGATCGTTCGGGTTTGACGCCGGGGGAACTCGCCCGCATCGAGATCAACGAGGCCTTCGCCGCCACACCGCTGGTCAGCACACTGCGCCTGGCGAAGGACAATCCTCGCGAGGCTGAAGTCCTCCGCGCCCGCACCAATGTCGCTGGTGGGGCAGTTGCCATCGGCCATCCGCTGGGCGCCAGCGGCGCACGGCTGGTGATGACATTGGCAAACGGCCTCAGGCGGCAGGGTGGTGGGCTGGGGACAGCGGCCATCTGCGGGGGCTACGGCCAAGGCGATGCCCTGCTCCTGTCGGTGGACTAG
- a CDS encoding class I adenylate-forming enzyme family protein — MSVDAHLRNAFRRYAGRTALVDGDRRWTFAELEHMVARLSTGLGSVLERGSRVGLFMANRAEYLILKLALEQAGLVRVPLNARYTAYEVQRILDDCGARAVFADAATIERLKGITGLWVVDVDGGSEGGPAWRTLLATEAGAPNPPDDYDALCSINYTSGSSGVPKGVMLSHRNWLSVYKNMLVDRDIRSSDRLAHIGPLTHASGTYAIPFLLRGATNVLVPGGALGELLPTLERERVTAFSCVPTVLTRILNAGNIDSYDLSSIRWVGYGAEAIQRNTLAKALTRWGDVLTHNYGLTEAMMTCSFLTAAEHLAPDGTLRHGCIGRPYSFVDIVLRDERGKEVPTGEIGEITIQAEHVMRGYWNRPEETAKVLRDGWLWSGDLARRDSDGLIHIVGRSKEMLISGGFNIYPAEVEACLSSCPGVQEVAVIGLPDDQFGEICVAFVAPEDGAALTREQCEAHARPKLGIRAPRRWHFVPHLPRTANGKIDKAALRTQLEGGGTA, encoded by the coding sequence TTGAGCGTCGATGCCCATCTCCGTAACGCCTTCCGCCGTTATGCGGGCCGCACCGCGTTGGTCGATGGCGACCGGCGTTGGACCTTTGCCGAGCTCGAGCACATGGTCGCACGGCTCTCCACCGGGCTCGGCTCGGTGCTCGAACGCGGCAGCCGCGTCGGGTTGTTCATGGCCAACAGAGCCGAGTACCTGATCTTGAAGCTCGCCCTGGAACAGGCGGGCCTTGTCCGTGTGCCGCTCAATGCCCGCTATACCGCCTACGAGGTGCAACGGATCCTGGATGATTGCGGGGCCCGGGCCGTTTTCGCCGACGCCGCCACCATCGAACGGCTCAAGGGCATCACCGGCTTATGGGTTGTCGACGTGGATGGCGGTTCCGAGGGCGGCCCGGCTTGGCGCACCCTGCTGGCGACGGAAGCAGGCGCGCCTAACCCGCCGGACGACTATGACGCGCTGTGTTCGATCAACTACACGTCGGGCTCCTCGGGCGTGCCCAAAGGGGTGATGCTGTCCCATCGCAATTGGCTCAGCGTCTACAAGAACATGCTGGTCGATCGCGATATCAGGTCGAGCGATCGGTTGGCGCATATCGGCCCACTGACCCATGCCAGCGGCACCTATGCCATTCCGTTTCTCCTGCGCGGCGCGACCAATGTGCTGGTGCCGGGTGGCGCGCTGGGTGAGTTGCTGCCGACCCTGGAGCGCGAGCGGGTGACCGCATTCAGCTGCGTGCCCACCGTGCTCACCCGGATCCTGAACGCCGGCAACATTGACTCATACGACCTGTCGAGCATCCGCTGGGTCGGGTATGGGGCGGAGGCGATCCAGCGCAACACGTTGGCAAAGGCCCTGACGCGCTGGGGCGATGTGCTCACGCACAACTACGGCCTCACCGAAGCAATGATGACCTGCAGCTTCCTAACCGCCGCCGAGCACTTGGCGCCGGATGGTACGCTGAGGCACGGCTGCATCGGGAGGCCCTACAGCTTCGTCGATATCGTACTGCGCGACGAGCGCGGCAAAGAAGTCCCCACCGGCGAGATCGGCGAGATCACCATCCAGGCAGAGCATGTGATGCGCGGCTACTGGAATCGTCCGGAGGAGACCGCCAAGGTGCTGCGCGATGGCTGGCTGTGGTCGGGGGACCTCGCCCGCCGGGACAGCGACGGCCTTATCCATATCGTGGGCCGCTCGAAGGAGATGCTCATCTCGGGCGGCTTCAACATCTATCCGGCCGAAGTCGAAGCGTGCCTCTCGAGTTGCCCGGGCGTGCAGGAGGTGGCGGTCATCGGCTTGCCCGACGACCAGTTCGGCGAGATCTGCGTGGCCTTCGTGGCGCCTGAGGACGGGGCGGCGCTGACGCGTGAGCAGTGCGAGGCCCATGCCCGGCCGAAGCTCGGCATACGCGCGCCGCGGCGATGGCATTTCGTGCCGCATCTGCCGCGCACGGCCAATGGCAAGATCGACAAGGCGGCACTGCGCACGCAGCTGGAAGGCGGAGGAACTGCGTGA
- a CDS encoding cobalamin B12-binding domain-containing protein — MSRKIRVLMAKVGLDGHDVGARVVARGLLEAGMEVIYTGIRRTPEQIVRTAIDEDVDVVGISILSGAHNVLIPKVRQLLVEAGADDIILVAGGVIPQEDIPALLDAGVAKVFLSGTPIAEIADFIAAAVPLSQHIPAEDAS; from the coding sequence ATGTCCCGCAAAATCCGTGTCCTGATGGCGAAGGTCGGCCTGGATGGCCACGACGTGGGGGCCAGGGTGGTGGCGCGCGGGCTTCTCGAGGCGGGAATGGAGGTCATCTATACCGGCATCCGCCGCACACCGGAGCAAATCGTGCGCACCGCCATAGACGAGGACGTGGACGTGGTGGGCATCAGCATATTGTCGGGCGCCCATAACGTTCTCATTCCGAAGGTCCGGCAGCTGCTGGTCGAAGCCGGGGCGGACGATATCATCCTGGTCGCCGGCGGCGTCATTCCGCAGGAGGACATCCCTGCCCTGCTGGATGCCGGCGTGGCCAAGGTCTTCCTGTCCGGCACGCCCATCGCCGAGATCGCGGATTTCATCGCCGCGGCGGTTCCTCTCTCGCAGCACATTCCAGCCGAGGACGCATCTTGA
- a CDS encoding TRAP transporter substrate-binding protein, with protein MDRRSFITATGALAIGSVSAATLATPAIARGEQVWRMVTTWPKNFPGMGVGAQRLADRITAASDGRLTIQVYSAGELVPPLQSLDAVIDGSAEMSHGAAYYWQNKSQGLNFFTGVPYGMTSRELSGWIQYLGGQEIWDEIYDQFGVQGFLSGDTGTQAGGWFRKELHGLESLQGLRFRSPGLGGQVWAKLGATVTNMAGGEIFQALQSGALDAAEFVGPYNDLALGLYQVCKNYYLPSFVEPGVATELVVSKEKFQALPADLQAIIKDCCQAEYDQMAADFQVNDPRALRTLVSEHGVKVLQFPDEILKAGAKASAEIITALRDSSDPLTKKVTESYISALATMRERAERTEVPYLQARERYFSL; from the coding sequence ATGGATCGGCGTTCTTTCATCACGGCGACCGGCGCGCTCGCCATCGGCTCGGTTTCGGCGGCTACATTGGCCACACCGGCCATCGCGCGCGGGGAGCAGGTTTGGCGAATGGTCACGACCTGGCCGAAGAACTTCCCCGGGATGGGGGTTGGCGCCCAGCGGCTGGCCGACCGCATCACGGCGGCGTCTGACGGTCGCCTGACCATCCAGGTGTATTCTGCCGGCGAATTGGTGCCGCCCCTCCAGTCCCTGGATGCCGTTATCGACGGCTCGGCCGAAATGAGCCATGGCGCTGCCTATTACTGGCAGAACAAGAGTCAGGGTCTCAATTTCTTCACTGGGGTCCCTTACGGAATGACGTCGCGCGAATTGTCCGGTTGGATCCAATATCTCGGCGGTCAGGAGATATGGGACGAGATTTACGATCAGTTCGGGGTGCAAGGATTCCTGTCGGGCGACACGGGAACCCAGGCGGGCGGCTGGTTCCGCAAGGAGCTCCACGGTCTCGAAAGCCTGCAGGGGCTGCGTTTCCGCAGCCCTGGTCTCGGCGGCCAGGTGTGGGCCAAGCTCGGGGCGACGGTGACGAACATGGCAGGGGGAGAAATTTTCCAAGCGCTGCAGTCCGGTGCCCTCGACGCGGCTGAATTCGTCGGGCCCTACAACGACCTGGCTCTCGGTCTCTACCAGGTCTGCAAGAACTACTACCTCCCAAGCTTTGTCGAACCCGGTGTCGCGACCGAGCTCGTGGTCAGCAAGGAGAAATTCCAGGCCTTGCCCGCCGATCTTCAGGCCATCATCAAAGACTGCTGCCAAGCGGAATACGACCAGATGGCTGCCGACTTCCAGGTCAATGATCCGCGCGCGCTCCGCACTCTTGTCAGCGAACACGGCGTCAAGGTTCTTCAGTTTCCGGACGAGATTCTCAAGGCCGGGGCGAAGGCCTCGGCGGAAATCATAACGGCGTTGCGGGACTCGAGTGATCCGCTCACCAAGAAGGTGACCGAGAGCTATATCTCCGCGCTGGCCACCATGCGCGAGCGCGCCGAGCGCACCGAAGTGCCCTATCTCCAAGCACGCGAACGGTACTTTTCCCTCTGA
- a CDS encoding TRAP transporter small permease subunit has protein sequence MQECSSQQRRTWSFLFAKLAVAVVIAICAVNRWAGTILSWLSLAVVLVCFTVVVQRYVFATSHIWMQDLYVWLNGAMFTGVAGYALLRNDHVRVDIFYRPAATLTKALIDLTGVVLFLLPFCWVVSVYAWPFIARSWRLQEASAIGGGMPGLFILKSFILVFSGLLALQGMAIALRSILVFAGREHLLPAELRYENNGSSH, from the coding sequence ATGCAGGAATGCAGTTCACAGCAGAGGCGGACTTGGAGTTTCCTGTTCGCCAAACTGGCTGTCGCGGTCGTCATCGCAATTTGCGCCGTCAACAGGTGGGCCGGGACCATATTGTCCTGGCTGTCGCTCGCCGTCGTTCTCGTGTGCTTCACCGTGGTCGTGCAGCGCTATGTGTTCGCGACCAGCCACATCTGGATGCAGGACCTATACGTGTGGCTCAACGGTGCGATGTTCACCGGGGTTGCGGGCTATGCGCTGCTGCGCAATGACCATGTCCGGGTCGATATTTTCTACCGTCCCGCGGCAACCCTCACCAAGGCCTTGATCGACCTTACTGGCGTGGTTCTGTTTCTCCTGCCTTTCTGCTGGGTGGTTTCCGTCTATGCCTGGCCGTTCATAGCGCGGTCATGGCGCCTCCAGGAAGCTTCCGCCATTGGCGGCGGGATGCCAGGATTGTTCATCCTGAAAAGCTTCATTCTCGTCTTCTCGGGCCTGCTTGCTCTGCAAGGTATGGCGATTGCCCTTCGCAGCATCCTGGTTTTCGCGGGGCGCGAACACCTGCTTCCCGCCGAGCTGCGATATGAGAACAATGGGAGCTCTCACTGA
- a CDS encoding TRAP transporter large permease — MQPVLLGEILAGLMFFGIIGLLMLGFPVAFSLAGASLLFGLAGAFLGVFDPSNFSSLAARYIGFMTNEVLVAVPLFIFMGVMLERSRIAEQLLLTMGKLFGNLRGGLGISVVVVGAMLAASTGVVGATVVTMGLISLPAMLRAGYDPKLASGVICASGTLGQIIPPSTVLIFMGDMLAGINAQVQMTKGNFAPTPISVGDLFAGALFPGLLLVSLYLSWVVLKAIVAPASCPATPVPAEERKHLFRDVLVALVPPLLLIVAVLGSILGGIATATEAAAVGAVGAMVLAALRWRLSLTVLREAAISTATITSMVFVILFGASVFSIVFRLMGGDNLVHELLSALPGKEIAAVAVVMLIMFLLGFILDTFEIIFIVIPVTAPILLHLGVDPLWLGVLVGVNLQTSFLTPPFGFALFYLRGVAPASLTTGMIYKGIIPFTCLQLFAIATMFAFPELATWLPQWLYR; from the coding sequence ATGCAGCCAGTGCTCCTCGGCGAAATCCTCGCCGGCTTGATGTTCTTCGGCATTATCGGCCTCCTCATGCTGGGGTTTCCCGTCGCCTTCTCCTTGGCCGGCGCCTCGTTGCTGTTTGGCTTGGCCGGCGCTTTTCTCGGCGTGTTCGATCCATCGAATTTCAGCAGCCTTGCCGCACGCTATATCGGTTTTATGACCAACGAAGTGCTGGTGGCGGTTCCGCTATTCATCTTCATGGGCGTCATGCTCGAACGGTCGCGGATCGCGGAGCAACTGCTGCTCACGATGGGCAAGCTCTTCGGCAATCTGCGCGGCGGCCTGGGCATATCGGTGGTCGTCGTCGGCGCCATGCTTGCGGCGTCGACGGGCGTTGTCGGCGCCACGGTCGTGACAATGGGTCTGATTTCGCTCCCCGCGATGCTGCGGGCCGGCTACGATCCGAAGCTGGCTTCCGGCGTCATCTGCGCATCGGGAACACTGGGGCAGATCATTCCTCCCTCGACCGTGCTCATTTTCATGGGCGATATGCTGGCGGGCATCAATGCGCAGGTGCAGATGACCAAAGGCAATTTTGCCCCGACCCCCATTTCCGTTGGCGACCTCTTCGCGGGAGCATTGTTCCCTGGTCTTCTCCTCGTTTCGCTCTATCTCTCCTGGGTGGTCCTGAAGGCAATTGTTGCGCCTGCATCCTGTCCGGCAACGCCCGTACCCGCGGAGGAAAGGAAGCACCTCTTTCGAGACGTCCTGGTCGCTCTCGTGCCACCACTCCTGCTTATCGTCGCGGTGCTCGGCTCGATCCTTGGGGGTATTGCGACAGCAACGGAAGCCGCAGCGGTGGGCGCGGTCGGAGCCATGGTCCTCGCTGCCTTGCGGTGGCGGCTCTCGTTAACGGTGCTACGCGAAGCGGCCATTTCGACCGCCACCATCACATCCATGGTCTTCGTCATCCTGTTCGGAGCGTCGGTCTTCTCGATCGTCTTTCGCCTGATGGGTGGCGACAATCTGGTTCACGAGCTGCTTTCCGCCCTGCCGGGCAAGGAGATCGCCGCCGTGGCGGTGGTGATGCTCATCATGTTTCTGTTGGGCTTCATCCTCGACACGTTCGAGATCATCTTCATCGTGATCCCCGTCACCGCGCCGATCCTGCTCCATTTGGGCGTCGACCCGCTTTGGCTGGGCGTACTGGTCGGGGTGAACCTGCAAACGAGCTTCCTCACGCCGCCTTTTGGATTTGCGCTCTTCTACCTGCGCGGTGTTGCGCCGGCGAGCTTGACCACCGGAATGATCTACAAGGGGATCATTCCCTTCACATGCTTGCAGCTGTTTGCCATTGCCACCATGTTCGCCTTTCCGGAATTGGCGACTTGGCTTCCGCAATGGCTCTATCGTTGA
- a CDS encoding GlcG/HbpS family heme-binding protein, with translation MSRLTLPDANRIIETAFQKAAELRLKPLGVVVLDAGGHLIAFQRQDGASMLRFEIAFGKAYGALAIGVGSRTVSQMAIDRPHFFQGLSGVSGGKIVPVPGGVLVRKDGELLGAVGVTGDTSDNDEICAVAGINTAGFTAEA, from the coding sequence TTGAGCCGGCTGACGCTGCCTGATGCGAATCGCATTATCGAAACCGCCTTTCAGAAGGCCGCCGAACTGCGCTTGAAACCGCTGGGCGTCGTCGTGCTTGACGCAGGTGGCCACCTCATTGCTTTCCAACGTCAGGACGGTGCGTCAATGCTCCGCTTCGAGATCGCCTTCGGCAAGGCCTATGGCGCTTTGGCGATCGGTGTCGGATCGCGGACTGTTTCCCAGATGGCGATCGATCGCCCGCATTTCTTTCAAGGCCTTTCTGGCGTGTCCGGGGGAAAGATCGTCCCGGTGCCCGGCGGCGTTCTGGTGCGCAAGGACGGTGAGCTTCTCGGCGCAGTCGGCGTGACCGGCGATACCTCTGACAACGACGAGATCTGTGCGGTCGCCGGGATCAATACGGCAGGCTTCACCGCGGAGGCATAG